From the genome of Candidatus Auribacterota bacterium:
GTATACTTCCGGTTTGACAATCGAGCTGTCACAGCGCAAGCTCATCTCATTGAAAAGAAAGGAGGATGAGACGTGAAAAGCTGGATTTTTATAGCAGTGCTGGCACTGTCTATTTGTGCCTGTGGGCTGCTCATAGCTCAGGAACAGGGGGGATCCGAAGGCCCCGCCACTTCTGCGAGTATCGAGCAGGGCGGAGCCGCTAAGGAAGGCGCAGTGCCCCCCGCAGGTGCACCGCCCGCAAAGGGAGGCGCGGAAGCGCCGGTATCTCCCTCGACATCAGCAGCACCCGGTGGCTCCACATCGGCGCCATCCGGCGCCGGTGAGTCAGCGGCACCTGCAGTGCCTCCTGCTGGTGGTGAATAATTGCTCTCTGAGCATAGTGGACAAAAAGAGCGGCCGGTGCCCCCGGCCGCTGTTTTGTGTCCGTTTTCCCCGAGGTTCGGTCATCTCGCTATAGTGCCAGAAGGAACCGCGAATACGCTTCCCCCGAGGTGGTGCAGGGTGCGCGCGCGCGGCACACGGACGTTCCAGTACGTGGTAAAGAGGCCCCGCTCAGCAGAGGCAGCCACGACTCGGGCGAGAAAGAGATTGTAGTTCCGGGCAAGACGCTCCTCTCCCCCGATCAATCTGCACTCGAGATGCCCGATGCACTCGCCGACGAGGGGCGCCCTCACCTTCCGCGCCGGGAGGGGCGTGAGACCGAACTTGCTGAACTTGTCGCAGTGTTCACCCGATACGCTGCCGCACGCGATGACCTTCTTGATGAGCGCCCGGTGGGGTATATTGAGGACGAACTCGCCCGTCCCCCTGATGCACCTGAAGCTGTAATTCTCATCTGAGATCACCACCGCCAGGATGGCCGCGTCAACGGGCGTCACCCACGCGGCAGTGCACACGTTTGGCCTCCCCCTGTAGAATGTTGAAACGAGTACCACAGGACCGTGGTTGATCAAGCGGTACGCAATGTCGAGAGGAACTTTCTTCTTCATGAACGCCTCCTTATGGACAACCGGCATTCCTCATCCAGACTATCTTTCCATCACACGGAAATGAGATACACGAGCGCGCAGTAGAGATAGAGCACGACCATCAGCTTTCCTTCCCAGCTCGCCCGCGCGAGGTCACTGATTTTACGCACCGAGCTGACGGTCATGAGGATTGCCGCGGGGAGACTCAGAAAGATCCAGAGGATGCTCCTGGAAACGATCCCGGCGCACAGGGCGGCGGCGGTGAGCACATACACCGCCCCCCACAGCACCCCCACTCCCCACGCGGCGCGCCGTGAGCCCAACCTCGCCACGAGCGTCACCTTCCCGCACCGCCTGTCGTGTTCGAGATCGGGCAGGCTCTGCACGTAGAGTATCCCGCCGACCAGGACGCCCAGAGGCAAAGAAATGAAAAATGGCGGGAACCCCACGCGCCCGGTCTGGACAAAGTACGCGCCGAGAATAATAAGCGGCCCCATGCCTACCCCCACCGCCGCTTCGCCCCACCCGTGGTACTCAAGCCGGAGGGGAGGGCCGACATAAAAATAGCTTACGAAAAGCCCCGAGAGACCGAAGAGGAGCACGGGCCATCCACAGCGCCAGATTATCGGTATTCCGATGAGGATACAAGCCGCATACGCTATTAAAAAGCACCTCTTCATCCCCTCCGGCGATAGCTTGCCCTCCTGAATAACCCGGCTCCCGCTGGTCGCGCCGGATTGATCAACCCCCTGGATATAATCATAGTAGTCATTTGCCACATTGGTCGCGAGGTGGACCCCTACGGCCCCGGCAAGAGAGAGCGCCGCAAGGAACCAATCGACACGGACGTCACGCGACGCGAGACGGATACCGATAAGCGCCGGGAGCAGACTCGCCACGAAGAACTGGGGCCTTACGGCCTGTGTCCAGTAGATGAGTTTTTTTATCATTATGCTCTCGTCTCGCGATCGTGAGCCCTTTTCTGATTATCTCTGAGCACCGGCGCTGCCTCATTGAGCGCGCGCGACGACCATGCAGCTCGATCCACACGCAATCGACCTGCCGTTCCGTATCTTCGTGAGCTCCCTGTTCAAAAAGATACCAAGCGCCGATCTGACGATCCCCGCATCCAGGACCAATTCCCTCTTTGCGCGTTCCGCGGTGACACGCCTTCTCACCCCGATTGCATGGGGGATAGTTCTCAGGAGAAAGATGGGAATGACTAATGACGAGAAATAATAGGACGCGTATTCGATATCAAACCCGGCATGTTTCAACAGCGCGGATAATTGCGTCAGCGTGTATCTCCTGAAATGCCCAGCGAACACATCCTCCTCCGACCACAAAAAGTTGTAGGCGGGGACGGTGATATAGAGCCTCCCCTTCCGCGCCATCGTATCTTTTACATCCATCAAAAAACGTGCGTCATCGGGCATGTGCTCGATCACGTCAAATACTCCTATCGCGGGGATGGAGTCCCTGTTCACCTGCGCGTTCTCAAAGGTTGAACAGATGACGTTCACCACCCCTCTCCTTCTGGCGTTTTCGATCCCTGAGAGGCTCGGTTCCAATAGCACGACGTCATGGCCGTGGTCCTGAATAAATTTCGACACATAGCCATTCCCCCCACCCAGTTCGAAAAAGATTCCATCGGGTGGATATTTCTTAATCGCCTCGATAATACAGCTATTCCTGTGTACGAACCAATAGCTCTTTTCTTCTATCTGAAATAACACCTCGTGGCCTTCTCTCGGATAGGAAAAGGAACCTTCCGATTCTGAAAACCAGATGCCGTCCCTGTATACCAGACTATCCGCAAACCTGTTCAGATCTATGCTCGACATAACATCAGGGCTCCGGTCATTTCTCAGGGGCGAATGGAATTTCTGCCGGAAGTACTTCGGCGATTACCCCACATATTACTGAAGAGTAGCTCGGTAGCGTAAAAAAATTTGAGGAGAACCAAGCTATCAAGGCCAAACTCCCGGATGTTTTCAAGGTTCTCGATCATGCTCATGCCATATTTCGTTCGGTATCGGCTATCTAACTTTCGAAGTCGAGCGCAGGGAAACCTGGTACACTCAAAGCAGTATTTCTGTTCGAGTGCGTGCATCTCATCACAGTTCTTGATTCGACAAACCACACAGTGCTTCGGCTTGTTGGCATCGTCGCGCTTACAGCCCGCACACCGTTTCTTCTCTCTAAGGTGGGCGATACAAAGACCGCAGTTCATCCCGCAGGGTGCAATCAGTATCGCATTGAACGAATCAAGATACTGCTTCGCTTCTGTATTTAATGTTATTGTCTCCGCCAGTCACAAATCGCGTATTGTATGGGGCGCGCCGCGCAACGTGACGCATGACCCGCATTGAAAAGGCGCGTACAAACGCGCCTTTTCAGTATCAGGGTCAATGCAGTTGTTCGACGATTCTCATGCGTCCACATCGATAAGGCAAGGCGTGTGCTTGACACCGATGAGCCCATCGATGGAGATGTCCTCATCTATATCCGGCCAGTGAATTCCGTAGCCAGAAGGGGAAACTTCGAAATTCTCTCTTTGTTCCGGGGTGGCTTTAGCCAGACGTTTCGACTGCTTGCGAATATCAATCCGGTATTCGCGTCCGTCGATTCGCAGGTGCATGATTGTCCCTGAAAACGATACGCCCTGGACTTCGTGTGCCTTATTCATTTTTCTTCTCCTGGAACTTGCTCCACTGCTCGACAATGTAGTCGAAATGTTCAAATATGATCCGCCGGACGGTTCTCTTGTCTGCAGGATTCATGTTATAGGAGTGGGTTTCAATCGCCTCGAAGCCCGGAACGTCAAGCCAGTACTTCGCCTCTGCATCTCCTTTCTGGCAATGAATATGAATTGGTTCGTTCCGTTCATTGGCGTAGAAAAAGAATCTCCAGCCCAGAATCAAGGATTGTCGGCATTCCTTCCTTATCCTCCCTGAATCCGTCATATTACCATAGAGTATATTGTTTGTCACTGCCTAGCTGGGGCTGCCTAGCTGGGTCCCATTGTTTCATTCGTCGAACGACGGAATTGAGCGGCAACCGCAGACGGCGCGGGGAGGAGCGAACCGAAGGTCTGCGCATCCGCGCCGGCAAGGCGTCATCCCCGAAGGGGTTTCGTTTTTCCCGCTGCGGGAAAAACGTAAACTCCACCTCATGGTTGGGTGTTTTCTTTTTCCCATCCCTTTGAGAATACTTTCTTGAATTTTAGTGCTGTTTCGCTCAGCCACTGAAATGCTGCATTCCAAGTCGATGTGTCGTCGAAAATGAAGCCGTGGAGCACTCGAATACGGCTTGCTTTCTTGCCAGGCAATTCCTGCCACTCCAGCGGCTCGGTAAGGCCAAGCTCCTTTTCGATCTGCACCTTGGATGCAAGAAACGTCTTGAAGAGGTCTTTTGAGTCAGGGATATAGAGTTCACACCGGACTTGGTTTTCACGCGAATCGGCAGTGAAGCATACATGGCAATCAGATCGTCCGATTGACACGTCGTACCAGTGTTGAGGTCGCGGAGTTCGCAACCTGAGTTCTGGATATTTGTCGGATGCAAACTCTTTCAGCTGTTGCCAGAACTCCAGTTGCTTGGTCTTGGTATCTGTCAGGTCGCCATCCTGTGCGCTTGTCCGCACGGATTTCTTCCACTCATTTGGTCGCGACACAACGGAGAACTTGGGAGCCGGGTCGGATTCTCCGATTTGCCAGAGTTCAATGCCGACAAGGAAGAAACTGATGTCCTCGTCCGTGTGCTCATTCAGCCAGTCCACCGCTTGGCGGTGTTCCTCTCGGACTTCTCTCACAATCCAAATGACGTATTGCGCTTCGAGTCCGGCGGCGTAAGTAATCAGTTGGCCGAGGTGCGAGTGGTCGGTTGTTTCGAGTTGATTCTCGATAATGATCTTCCTGCCTGTGTTTTCTTCTTGGGCAAGGATGTCCACGTTGAAGCGACCGACGCTGGCTTCCGTCTGCGTGACTTCAATTCCGATGCCGACCTCGTCGCTCAAGAGAGCGATGTTCTCCGGCTCACTAAGCCACTTGGTGAATTCCAGCGCTTCGTGTTTCCAGTATTCGCGCAAGTCAATGCGTTTCAACGTTCCGAGTTTCATTTCTTATCCTTTCACCCAACGTTTAAAATCAGCCGACGCTGTAAGCGATCGGCTGGATTGTCTTGTTAAGCCCTTTTCTTCCTTATTGTTTCTACTACTTCATTACCCAATGCGGTAAGTCCGAAAAAACCGATCTCTTCTGGTGGATCAAGCTCATTCTCCGAGGACTCACAGGGACCCCACTGGTAAGAAACTAGATTCAGTTCAAACAACTTATCATAATGGTCAGTTCCAAAGCCCTTCTTATATAAGTCTTCAAAAAAGCCATCACAGGAATCATCAGCTATCCATTGACCGTCTATAAATGTCAACAATTCCTCCAACCTTTCATCGTTCTTTATCTCCAAGACTCTCTTTATCTCTTCAATTCCTCCGAGTTCATCAATACTCAAATAGCATACATCTAATAAATCGAGCAGTTCGCTGGCAATCAGCATTATTCTTAGCGAGGTTTCCTTTACTATGTTTGTGTCTTGGTGAGCAGAATAATTTCTGTAATACTTGAATGCACCTTGAAACAGAAGTTTTGCATTCTCCTGTTGTTCTTCGCCGAAAGGAACCTTTAGGCAAATTCCTTTGCGTTGAGAAAATTTATCCCAGATCGTCTTCGTTGTGGGCTCGTAGCCGACTATGCCAAGTTTCTTGTTTAAGTTTAGCTCAACTTGCTTCATGGCAGTATGAGCGCATTCAGGGTAATGCCCATTTTCAAAGAGGCAAAGGCAATGATGTTCGATTTTGGGATTCAGGTATTCCCTAATCTCTAGGTTCATGATCGGCTGGGCGCACTTATGTTTATTTTAGGCTTAACGTTCCGGCTTCAGCCGCGGCGGCTCATGATGGCATCGGCCGCCGCCGGCGGGGAGTTTTAAATCGAACACCATCAGGTCCGGGCTTACATGGTGGGCAAGCCTGACCCCTCGTAAGCATCGAGTGCGATTGACACAGAGAAGCCGGCTTCTTTAAACTTCACTTCGAGCATCTTTGCGAGGGTGAGCTCATCTTCGACAATAAGGATCTTATTCATCCACATCACCCCAGTGAAAAGTGAAGAGTGGAGAGCAAAGAGCAAACCGCGATTTCCATATAGCTATATTTCACTTTTCACTTTCCACTTTCCACTTTTCACTCTCCACTGCTTTTCTGGCGGAGAGGGTGGGATTCGAACCCACGGTACCCTTTTGGAGTACACACGCTCTCCAGGCGTGCCGATTAAACCGCTCTCGCACCTCTCCGCAATTAGGGACAGACACTATTTATTTCTTAAAAGGCCTCCCTCTTTTTGAAGGCAGTAATTTTACCCCAGATGTTTTTTCGATATATTTTATAAACGATGTATTTGCAGAGGGCTTGCCAACTAAAGTGTTTTCCCTGATTTTCTTGATCTGATCCTCATCATCAGATTCACTTAGATAAACTCTCCAGTCTTGAACTTTTACGAATTGCGAAATATTACCCAATGGTAGTCCACAGTCCTCTCCCTTGGCATGTGCACTAGCGCTCGACCATTCCCAATCCCATGCTCTTTTCACCAACCCTGCCCTGACGGGATTCCTTTCTACATAGCGCACTGCAGAATAGAGATATCTTTCATCAAGAATGCTTGAGAAGAATCTCCCTTGCCATAAGTGTCCTTTAAGACCGTTCCTCTTATTCATGTATTGGGAGTATGTCATATGCGTTACCTTGAAAACATTTGCCAGCGAATCTTTATCGCCTGGGATACAAATAAAATGGACATGGTTAGGCATCAGACAAAACGCCAATATAATTAATGGATGTTCCCTTATATTTTTTCGCACTAGGGAAAGATAGAAATTATAATCTGCCTCTGTGAAAAATACCCTCTGCTGATAATTGCCACGTTGTGTAACGTGATGAGAATAAGTTGGGAGAACTAATCGTGCTGTTCTTGGCATTGTTAATGTGAAAATATATGGTGTCTGTCCCTATTTTCTGTGATGGCGGAAAAAATTTTGCAGCAGATCGCGACATTCCTCTTCCTCAATGCCCCCGACGACTTCAACTCTGTGATTGAGGCAACCGCCCCTGAGTATATTCATCCTTGAGCCGGCAGCGCCCGCTTTCTCATCCCTCGCGCCGAAGATCACCCGACGCACCCTCGAGAGCGCAATTGCACCGGCGCACATGGGACATGGTTCTTTCGTCACGTAGAGTTCAGTGCCCTCCAACCGCCAATCTCCCCGCGCGGATGAGGCCTGTGTGAGGGCGATCATCTCTGCGTGCGCCGTCGCGTCCTTAAGCTGCTCGACCTGATTGTGCGCGCGGGCGATGATACGTTCGTGATGCACGATCACCGCCCCCACCGGAACCTCCCCTTTTTCAAACGCTTTTTCGGCCTCTTTGATCGCCTCGCGCATGTACTGCGCGATTTTCTCTCGGGATGGTTCCATCGTAAGGGAGGTGTAGCCATCGCCCCCGCGCCGATTGATTACGTTCATTACTTCTTTAAACTTTCGGCTTTACACTTTGAGCTGTAGTTATGGCGCGCCCGGAGGGAGTCGAACCCCCAGCCTTTTGGTCCGTAGCCAAACGCTCTGTCCAATTGAGCTACGGGCGCGCTATTTCTCGATCTCTGCTTTCACCCCTCCAAATATGCTCGAAAATATATTATACACCAGCGCGAAAAGCGCGCCGCCGACCCCGCCTGTCACTCCCACGAGCGCGGCGTAGGCGAGCGACCTCGGCACCGGCCGCGCGCTATCTATCCTGCTTCGCAGCTGATCCAGAGCCGCACGAGAAGGATGCGGCATCAGTTGAAGATTTACTGCAAGGAAATAGATCAGGGCAATGATGAAGCATGCGCTAAAAAACAGGGCGAACACTGACGCCGGGTCAATTGTCTTAATCTCCGAATTCTTCATATTGCCTGGTCTCCGATCCACGCCCCGCTGCTCCCTTTTCCCTTCCCCCTGCTTTTCTGGCGGAGAGGGTGGGATTCGAACCCACGAGACCCGAAGGGCCTACACGATTTCGAGTCGTGCGCGATAAACCGGACTCTGCCACCTCTCCGTAAGAAATTTATCTGTCTGGTCGGCCTAATTCCAGTAACAAGTCCCGTATTTGCTGTTTAAGATATTTCTTCCCCTCGGACTTCTTCAAAAACTCCTCTCTCCTCCTTGCATCACTATCTCTTAAGTAAGCTTCGTAGTGAATAAGTTCTATCGGGAACCTGTGTTTTGTTGATCCTGCCTTCCCAGCTTCATGTTCCTGAATTCTCCTTTTTAAATCCTGGGTAAAGGATCAGGGATAAGGGAAAAGGGAACCCCCTAATGCCTTTCGGCTTTACACTTTCAACCTTTGGCCGTAGTTCAGATCTCCCCCCGCCTGAACTTCTCCCACAACTTTTTTGTCTTCCTGTCCGCCACCTTGATAAGAAAATTATTGGCCTCCTCCAGCCACTGGAGTTTCGCGGCAGGCGAAGCGTTCATAGTTCTTCGGATCTTTTCCTTATCCAATACAAAGCCCTCCGCCACATGATGTCTCCTGCACTTTTTCATGATCCCTCTTTTTCTATTTCTAGAAGGCTATCGAGGCTCCTTACATCCGAAAGATCCTGTGGCCCGCCGGCTATCCTCTTCAATATTTTGAGATGCTTTATAGACACGACAGGTATCGGTATGCAGTCAGCTTCTACAACTTTTCTCTCCGCATACAGGTCCGAAAATGGTATTGCCTCATTCACAAATACGTCGATG
Proteins encoded in this window:
- a CDS encoding flavin reductase family protein produces the protein MKKKVPLDIAYRLINHGPVVLVSTFYRGRPNVCTAAWVTPVDAAILAVVISDENYSFRCIRGTGEFVLNIPHRALIKKVIACGSVSGEHCDKFSKFGLTPLPARKVRAPLVGECIGHLECRLIGGEERLARNYNLFLARVVAASAERGLFTTYWNVRVPRARTLHHLGGSVFAVPSGTIAR
- a CDS encoding prenyltransferase; translation: MIKKLIYWTQAVRPQFFVASLLPALIGIRLASRDVRVDWFLAALSLAGAVGVHLATNVANDYYDYIQGVDQSGATSGSRVIQEGKLSPEGMKRCFLIAYAACILIGIPIIWRCGWPVLLFGLSGLFVSYFYVGPPLRLEYHGWGEAAVGVGMGPLIILGAYFVQTGRVGFPPFFISLPLGVLVGGILYVQSLPDLEHDRRCGKVTLVARLGSRRAAWGVGVLWGAVYVLTAAALCAGIVSRSILWIFLSLPAAILMTVSSVRKISDLARASWEGKLMVVLYLYCALVYLISV
- a CDS encoding class I SAM-dependent methyltransferase; protein product: MSSIDLNRFADSLVYRDGIWFSESEGSFSYPREGHEVLFQIEEKSYWFVHRNSCIIEAIKKYPPDGIFFELGGGNGYVSKFIQDHGHDVVLLEPSLSGIENARRRGVVNVICSTFENAQVNRDSIPAIGVFDVIEHMPDDARFLMDVKDTMARKGRLYITVPAYNFLWSEEDVFAGHFRRYTLTQLSALLKHAGFDIEYASYYFSSLVIPIFLLRTIPHAIGVRRRVTAERAKRELVLDAGIVRSALGIFLNRELTKIRNGRSIACGSSCMVVARAQ
- a CDS encoding DUF2442 domain-containing protein, producing the protein MNKAHEVQGVSFSGTIMHLRIDGREYRIDIRKQSKRLAKATPEQRENFEVSPSGYGIHWPDIDEDISIDGLIGVKHTPCLIDVDA
- a CDS encoding DUF4268 domain-containing protein; the protein is MKLGTLKRIDLREYWKHEALEFTKWLSEPENIALLSDEVGIGIEVTQTEASVGRFNVDILAQEENTGRKIIIENQLETTDHSHLGQLITYAAGLEAQYVIWIVREVREEHRQAVDWLNEHTDEDISFFLVGIELWQIGESDPAPKFSVVSRPNEWKKSVRTSAQDGDLTDTKTKQLEFWQQLKEFASDKYPELRLRTPRPQHWYDVSIGRSDCHVCFTADSRENQVRCELYIPDSKDLFKTFLASKVQIEKELGLTEPLEWQELPGKKASRIRVLHGFIFDDTSTWNAAFQWLSETALKFKKVFSKGWEKENTQP
- a CDS encoding transposase codes for the protein MPRTARLVLPTYSHHVTQRGNYQQRVFFTEADYNFYLSLVRKNIREHPLIILAFCLMPNHVHFICIPGDKDSLANVFKVTHMTYSQYMNKRNGLKGHLWQGRFFSSILDERYLYSAVRYVERNPVRAGLVKRAWDWEWSSASAHAKGEDCGLPLGNISQFVKVQDWRVYLSESDDEDQIKKIRENTLVGKPSANTSFIKYIEKTSGVKLLPSKRGRPFKK
- the tadA gene encoding tRNA adenosine(34) deaminase TadA yields the protein MEPSREKIAQYMREAIKEAEKAFEKGEVPVGAVIVHHERIIARAHNQVEQLKDATAHAEMIALTQASSARGDWRLEGTELYVTKEPCPMCAGAIALSRVRRVIFGARDEKAGAAGSRMNILRGGCLNHRVEVVGGIEEEECRDLLQNFFRHHRK